The Kineothrix sp. IPX-CK genomic interval GAGGATATTGGAAAGGTAGTACAGGAAGAACTGCCAATTCCTTTCAAGAGAGATAATTCGACACATCCTTATGATTTTGTGTTGTCATCAAATATGATTTCGGTCGGCGTTGATGTAGGTAGATTAGGGTGCATGGTTGTAGTGGGGCAGCCCAAAACTACAGCTGAATATATTCAGGCGACCAGCCGTGTGGGAAGAGAAAATCCGGGATTGGTTATAGCAACATATAATCAGGCGAAGTCCAGAGACCGTTCACATTATGAAACATTTACTCAGTATCATGCCTCATTCTATAAATTCGTAGAAGCAACAAGTATAACTCCTTTTGCAGACAGAGCAAGGGATAGAGCATTGCAAACCATGTATGTAATTCTTTGCAGATATACGGTACCGGGACTGTTTAAGGATAAAGATGCTATTAATTACTCAAGAAGTATGCCGGGAGTAAGTGCAGTACGAGACTATATTTTTGACTATGTAAAAAGAGTGGATCCTGATGAACTTGATAACGTTAAAAGAGAAATAGATGATATTGAGGAAGAATGGGAAAACCGATGTGCACATCAGGAAAAATTTGTGTATAAGAGAGGAAAGTTCACCAAGGAGAGTGAATGTTTGTTTGATGCTGATTATGAAGAAGATAGCAGATTTAGAGTGCTAAATACCATGAGAAGTGTTGAAACCAGCGTCCTGGTTACTACAAAGGAGTGATAATATGCCGCCTAGAATAAAAAGACAGAATGTATCTGATTATATAAAAAAAGCAGGGGAAATAAGAAGATCTCAGACCGTGTCAACATACGGCAGTGGTGCACTTGTTGATTTTCCACGACTTTCCGGAATAATGGCAGGAATTGATTATTGGAAGGTTACGGATGGAAGGCTTCCCGATGACGCTCAATTCCAGGAAAGAAATTTGCAAAAAATGCTGGGAAAAGATTTCTTTGTTCAGGTATCAACTGATGAACATGCAGAGAAAAAGTTTTCTATCCCGGTGTACAGATTTCCAAGTTACTACTATTGTCCGGAATGTCATGAATTAGATTACTATTTTAAAATACGCAAACCTGAAAGTAATAATACAGAATACAATAAGCCATTGTATTGCAGTAAATGTAAGACTTCGGATGGTAAACCGATAGCATTGATTCCATCTCGATTTGTAGTTGCATGTCCTAACGGACATATTGACGAATTTCCATATAGTTGGTGGGTACATAGAGGAACAGACAAGCAATGTGATGGTTCTCAGCTTTTCCTTGAGTATAAAGGAAATACTGGAGGATTGGACAGTATTGTAATTCGATGTAAGTGTGGTGCTACAAAATCAATGGCAGGTTGTATGGATAAAAATGCACTTATTTCTTATAAGTGTAAAGGGTATATGCCTTGGCTTGGTTTTAATGAAGAAGGTAAACCATGGTATAGGGAACCACAAAATTGTAATGCAACAATGCGAACCATGCAACGCAGCGCAAATAATGTGTATTATCCGGTAACACAAAGTGCCCTTACTATTCCGCCATGGAGCTCAAAAATACAGAAAACGCTGCAACGATATGATGATATACTGTTAGCTATTTTTGAATTGGATGATGAAGGACTAATAGAAAAAATGCTTATAAAGCATTATGAACAAAAGAAGGATGTATATCGGTGCGGATATGAGCAGTTTAAAAAAGAAGCATTGCTGAAGTATAGAGATAAAGATACGAGAGAGATAACAGAGGAAGTATTAAGGCTGGACGAATATGCCGCTTTTTGCGATAAAGATAGAAATGAAGAGAATGATTTCTTCAGAACAAAGAGCAGTGAAGTTCCTGAGGAAATTCAAGAATATATCGAAGCAATAAAGATTGTAAGCAGATTACGAGAGGTTAAAGTGTTAAAGGGCTTTAGAAGAATTGAACCTACTCACGAACCTGATCCCAAAATAAGAGCAGAAAAAGGAATATTCGATAGGGACTTTACGCCGATTTCTAAGCAAGACTATAATTGGCTTCCTGCTATTCAGATGTTTGGAGAGGGCATATTTATTCAATTTAAAGAAAGTGCTGTAGAAGCGTGGGAGAAACAATATGGTGAACGTTATAAGTTGTTGGCTGCGCGGAACCAAAATTCATGGATAGGAAATAATATGTTTGATGAAAATCGTCCCAGGTACATCTTATTACATACCATAGCACATTTATTGATTAGACAGTTTACTGCGCAATGCGGTTATGAGTCGGCATCTTTACGAGAAAAGATATATTCGACATTTTGTGATTCCGATGAAAAGATGTGTGGAATTCTCATTTATACATCGGCAACAGATAGTGACGGAAGTTTAGGAGGATTGGCACGAGAAGGCGAAGGTTATAGATTAACCAATACCATCTTTTCAATGCTTGAAAATGCAACTTGGTGTTCAAATGATCCTATATGTGTTGATTCCAGAGGACAGGGATTTAAGAGTTTAAATTTTGCTGCGTGTCATGCTTGCGGATTACTTCCTGAAACAAGTTGCGAATCGGCAAATTGTTTATTAGACAGAGCGGCAGTGGTAGGAACACCGGAAAACAGAGAAATGGGATTTTTCTCAAAATTATTATAGAGGTGACAAAATGGCAAAAATGATACCATCCTTTATTGAAAGAAATGATCCAAGGAGAACGGGAGAATACATGGTCTATGATTGGTTGTCGAAGGAAGATATTCCTGGAGTTGTGTTTTATTCACATCCACAGAACAATCATGAAAAGAAGACGATGAGTGAAGTGGATTTTCTGTACATATGCGCTAATGGTATTTTGTGTATAGAAGTAAAGGGTGGTGTTATTCAAAAAAAAGAAACCAAATGGAAGAGCATCAATAAAAAGGGACAGGAATTTGATATACAGGATCCTTTTTGGCAATCTCACGGATGTATGAAAGCAATTGCTTCAACATTAGAAGGTACATATGGAAAGAAATCTATAGAGAGTAGATTTTGTGTGGGATGCGCGGTAGTATTCCCTGAATGTATAGCTGAATGCGAAGGTGATAGTGTAATTAAAGATGTGATGTTTGATGGAAGAAATGAGGTTTCTTTATTTGGGGACTTTTTGCTGAAAAGTCTTCGATATTGGTCTGATGATTTATATAAAAAACAGAGTAAAAGAACAATTTCTATGAATGCAGAACAGATTGAACAGATAGTTACATTGTTTGAGGCTGATTTCTGCGCAGTACAATCTATGAAATTACAAATTGACACATCATATAATGAAATGCTGAGATTAACAGAAGAGCAATATGATGTTTTAAGCAGTATAGATGATAATGCCAGAGCTTTTGTATATGGTGCTGCCGGAACCGGAAAGAGTTTGTTGGCGGTTGAAAAATTAAAAACCACTATGTGTAAGAATAGGCAAGTTGCCTACATATGTTTTAACAATAATATGGCATCATATGTCAAAGAGAATGTCAAAGTGGTTGAAGGTTCTTACATCGGAACATACCATGCTCTATTGGGAGAGTATATAGCTAATAGTCATGAACTGGAACTAGAAGAGTTGAATGAAGTCTTCATTGAACAAAAAGTGGTACCTAAAAGGATATTTGATTTAATAATAGTTGATGAAGCTCAAGATATTCTTTCTGAAAGTACAATGCGCTGTCTGGATTCATTTGTTAAGCAGGGATTAAATTCGGGGGAATGGATATTTTTTGCAGATCCTAATCAGGATATATTCCTAAAAGGGAATTATTTCTCAGATACGGTAAAAGCAATAAAAGAAAAGTATAATCCTTGTATGCTCAGACTGTTAAAAAACTGCAGAAATACAGCACAGATAGCTCGTCGTAATTCAATGTTGACAAGTATTCCACCGTCAAAGTATATGCAATTAACAGGACCCGAAGTGAGAGCAATAGAGTTTGATACAAAAGCTGATTTTGTGGAGAAGCTTGATAAAGAAATAAGAAGTCTTATGGCAGGAGGAACCTATATTAAGGATATTATCATTCTCTCACCGAAAAAATTTGAAAACTCAATGCTTTCGGAAACAAGGACATTAGCTGATACAGAACTTGTAGAAGTAAGAAGTTTTAAAGGCTTAAAGAAAACTCAATTAAATTATATGACGGTTCAGTCCTTCAAGGGTTTGGAACGAAAAATTGTATTCTATGTCGACATTGATGGGTTTGAGAGTATGAATAACAGGAGAATAAATTATGTTGCAATGTCTCGTGCACAAATTATGCTGTATTATTTTTATCCGAAATCAATGAAGGGTGAGTATGAAAGTAGAATACTAGAAGGGATGGAAGTATTATCCCAATAGACTTGCTGTGAATGGAAAAAGAACAGACGACATCAATTGTAAGAAGTATCTTTTCAGAAATGCTTTTTTTGAAAGGAAAATCAACAATAAGACATGCTTCTTTGTATGAGAAGCAGAATGAAAGGCACATAAGTTTGAAGCTACAAATTCGTTTTAAGGAAAGAGATTGGCTTATGAGGCGGAAAAATATGTCAGATTTCAATGTTTTGAAAGAATATTACATAAGATATCTAAAGCAGGTGCGGGGCAACTCGGATAGTTCGGTAAATCATTATATTGGGGCTTTGCAGACAATATCCAAGTTCCTTGTTGAAAGAGGGAAGCTTGTAAGCACAATATATGAAATTGACAATATCGGAGAATTGGAGATTATAAGGGAGTATCTATATCAACAACCTGATTTCGTGGAAAAGAATGAACGTGGGCGAAGGATGTATAGTGCAGGGTTGAATAATTACATTCGATTTGCAGAAGGAATAGAATTCGAAGAATCTGGAGAAAGAGTCAGGATTCTTGATTTTGCAGTTCCTGTTGGAGAAAATGTAAATATTCAAACAACAGGGTGGCGAAGAAACGGAATAATTAAAAAACAGGCAATTGAAATCGCTCAATATAAGTGTGAAGTAGATTCAGGTCATGTTACCTTTATCGCTGCGGCAACAATGAAACCATATATGGAAGGGCATCATGCTGTACCAATGAAAGCACAGGGTATGTTTAATGTTAGTCTGGATGTATATGCAAACATTGTCTGCTTGTGCCCAATCTGCCATCGGTTGCTTCATTATGGAGAACTGTCACAAAAGAAAGAAGCATTGGAACAAATCTATATTGCCAGAGATGACAGATTACAAAACAGTGGTATTAGACTTAACAAAGATCAATTCTTAAGTATTGCAGAGTAGATATTTCTAATTAAGAACTAATTTAAATTGCAATAAAATAGGAAATAAATTTTCCACTTATCTATTTTATATAGTCAGGTGTTTACATGCGTTATATTTAAAGAAATGCTTGAAAAACTCATGATTTAGGGCTTGACATTATAGGAAGGAGGGCTATTTATGTCAGAAAAGGCAATAGTCCACAAAGTACCCGAAAAAGTCAAACGGCAGAGTATAGAAACTCTAAAAGTACGCAAGGAAACAATGGAATATCTACGTCAAAATGGCTTTAAGACCATTGGTGATATAGTAAAAAGACAAGATGAAATTCCAAGCGAATTTAGAGGAAATATTTATGCTTATATTATGTTTGGAATATAAATTGTTGTAAATAATGTTAATGAAATGATGGAATGGGTATGAGAGGGATATTTGTTGATTCGGAGGAGGGTGCTTACATGCGGTGGTCTGATTACTACGAAAAAATAAATGACTGGGCGGTAAGCACCGCTGTAAATAAGATATCATCCCTTGAGGATATGGGTGCACCGGATGAGATTGTCGATGCACTCAATATTATCGCCTTTGAGGATGAAAAAGGAGCGACGAGGCTCCTGAACAGAGCTGTACAGTACGGTGTAAAGTTCTCCGGAGAAAACCTTGCGGAAATCGCTGGGCTGTGTGCAGAGGATAGTTTTAAGAAAGCATTGTATCAATCTGCGGAAGCGTTTACTGCGCAGGATTTAGAAGACTTGTACTGTTGTGTCGATGATGAGCTTATCGTCGAATTAGCGAAGCGATATAAGATATCTGCTCCGGCGGATATTGCAGAAGAGTATGAGGAAGAGCTATGTCCGGATGCTGGTACGCCGATTTCATGGAGCAGATTTTACGATGCTTTTTATGATTGGAAGCCGGAATATGCCAAGGCACGCCTGCAATCCGTAACGGACTTTGGCAGTGGTGATGAAGTGCTGGAAGTAGTGCAGGAATTATTCTGGGATGATGAATATGAAGCTAGCAGACTGATTATGAGGGCATTGGATGCCGGTGTTAGATTTAAAGATGAAAACATAGTGGAGCTTACATCACATTGTAATGAGGATACCATAAAGCAGGTGGTCTTTTTGTCAAGGTTATTGTTGACAGAAGAATCGTTAGAGGAGTTGTACGGAAATGTCAGCGATGACATTATTATTGAAGTGGCAAAGGAGCAGAATCTCCGATTGCCGGAGGATTTAAGAGAAGAAGAGGAAGAACCGGGAGATATCAGTTATGAGGTCCATGCGGCTATAGATGCTGCGGATTATGCGTTGGAATGTCTGGCATATGCACAGCAGGCAATGAATGATAGTGGTTCGGCAAGCGTTTTGGACATGCTTACGACTGGATTTTTAACTTCTTTCTTAAAGCAGGCAACATTATCTGAGGCAGATGCAGAGGTTCGACAGGCGCAGATGGCTTTGAATGACTTGAATGCAGAATTGCGTGAGCTGTCGAAGAATAAGACGGTGCAGCTTAAGTATGCACGACTGGCGACTGCAATTGATTTGTGGTTTGATGATGGATTTTTGGATGCATTGACGCATCTACAGATAAATAAGGCACAGAAGAGGATAAGCAAGGCAATTACACAGGTGAAGAATATTAAGCGTGAGCTGAGGAAACTGCTATAGAGTAGTGTGAGTAAAGGAGAAAAGTGTGAATAAGGATAATGTTATGACAGTCGCAGAGATTGCAGTTAAGACTGCAACAAGTATGGTTCCGTTTGGGGGTACGCTTTTGTCGTGTATAATTGACGAAGTAAAATCAAAGGCGATGCAAAAACGACAAGATGAATGGATGGAAGTTATAGAGGAAAAATTGCATCAATGTGTAATAGATATTGACACTATTGGAGAGAACGAAAGTTTTACTACTGCTATAATTAAGGCTACTGAAATAGCCGCTAAGACAGCAGAACGTGAAAAGAGAGAATATTTAGCAAATGCAGTTCTTAATTCGATTGAATTTAATTCAGAAGAAAGTATCCTGATGATTTATATGGAGTTGTTGGAACGATACACGGTTTGGCATCTGAAAATACTTACACATTTTTATAATCCGGAAATGGGAATTGGTAGGAGCAATGAGTCTATGGGAAGTGCGGAGGGACCGCTATATAGACGATATCCCTATATGAAGGAACGAACTGATTTGGTAGATAAAATTGTAACTGATTTGCAAAATGAAGGGATGTTGACAAGCGGAAATTACATGCACTCTTCTATGATCAGTAACGGAATATATGCCAAACGAACAACAAAGCTGGGTGATGATTTTTTGAATTTTATATTAGTGTTGCGCCCCTCTCAGCTTGACTTGATACAGATTTGATTGCCTGTCACGGAATTAACCGATATACTGTCACCAAAGAATAATAGAAAGAAAGAGATCCTGGAATCTCTTCTTTGGCGAGTCGGGCATTCCAGGATCCATGATGGTATCACTACCATGGTTATCATATCAAAGTATCGGTTAGAGTGTAAAGAGGATATTTTTTGTAATCAGTGAAGAAGATGCCATCTGTCCTGAGTGTGGGTGCCCTCTATGCAGGAGGGACAGGAAGCTACGGGTTCATAAAGAAGCCGGTGGCAGGAAAAACTGGTTTGCTATTAACCGCCTGAAATGTACCAACGAAAAATGCAGAAGACTTCATAATGAGCTTCCGGACTGTATGGTTCCGTACAAGCATTATGGTTCCGGAATCATAGAGGATGTAGTGGATGATGTACTTGGACCGGATGATCCGGGAACAGAGGATTATCCATGTGAAGCAACCATGAATCACTGGAAATGGTGGTTAAGCCATAATGAAGCAAATATCAATGGACAGATGAAATCGATGCTGCATCATCTCCTGGATTTGGATATCGGGTTCCTGAAATCCAGAGAGTCTTTGCTGAAGGAACTTAGGGAACGGATAAGCCCAGGGTGGCTCTCAGTAGTGACCCGGTTTATATATAACTCCGGAGGACGGATAGAACCGAATCCGGAGAGGTAGGATTTATGCACCTACTTTTGTGTGCTGTCACTTTCGCTTTGTAATAAGGTTATCCCAAAAGGAGGTAACGCTTATGCAGAGCAGGGAAGTAAAGAAATGGCAGGATGAGGAAGCACTGAAACGCTATCAGATGATAGCACCGCTTCTGGATGAGGAGCTGGATGAAGCGAAAAAACGGCAGCTTCGGGAAGAGATAGCAGAAAAATACGGGATTTCCAAGAGAAGCCTGTACCGGTATGAAGCAAAGTACCGGGAGGATGCGTTCACAGGACTGCGTCCGATGAACCGTGAAAAGAGAAGAAGCCAGGCACTGCCGGAGAACTACGATGAAATCGTAGGGGAAGCAATCCAGTTAAAACGTGAGGTGCCAAAACGAAGTGTCCGCCAGATCATAAAGATACTGGAGACAGAAGGCTATGCAGCGCCGGGAGTCATCAAAGCGTCAACACTGCAGAGGTATCTGTATAACGCAGGAATGGGTGTCAAGCAGATGAAACGCTACGCGGAAAAGCGGGAAACCACATCAAGGCGGTTCTGCAGACCGCACCGGATGGAACTGTTGCAGGGAGATATCAAGTATGGACCGGATATCCGCCTGAGAGACGGAACGCTGGTTAAGACCTACCTTTCTTCGCTGATTGATGACCATTCGAGGTTTATAGTGCAGTCAGAGTTCTATGATAACCAACGGCAGGAAGTGGTGGAAGACACCTTCCATAAGGCAATCTTAAAGTATGGAAAGTGTGATGCCTGTTATCTTGATAATGGAACACAGTACACCTCAAACCAGCTTCATACGGCTCTTGCAAGGATGGGAATCCGGGTGCTTCATGCGAAACCAAGGGCTTGTCAGTCCAAGGGCAAGGTGGAAAAATTTCACCAGAAGGTAGACCAGTTCATTGCAGAGATACGGATAGCACAGGTGCATTCTTTAGAGGAGTTAAACCAGAAATGGAAATATTTTCTGGAGCAGGACTACCAGAAAGAAGCCCATGACGGGATAAAGGAGTATTATGACTCCCACGGAGTAAAGGTGCCTTCGGAAGGGATATCGCCCTTACAGGAGTTTACAAGGGATACCAGGGGGCTGGTGTTTCTGGATACGACAGTAGTAAGTGAAGCATTTCTCCATCATGAAAGCAGAAAACTGGATAACGCAGGATGTTTTTCTTTTGGGGACATCAAATACGAGGCCAGTGTAGCACTGGCAAATGCAGAGGTGGAAATCGCATATGACCCGATGAATACGGAAACAATAAAAGTGTTGTACCGGGATATGGAGCCAGTCATGGCACATCGTGTAAGAATCGAAGCGTTTTGTGACAGGAAGCTGGTGTTACCGGTTGGAATGACAGACAGGGTGCCGGAGACATCAAGGTTTCTGGATGCACTGGAAAAGAAATATAAAGAGGATCATCAGCTGATGGCGAATGCCCTTTCCTTTGGTGATTATGGAAAGGCAGGCGGTCAGAATGTATGAAGCATACTTTGAGATGATGAACACTCCTTTTTCCAGAGATGTACCAACGGACAGGCTGTATGTATCACCGCAGATAGAGGATGCAATCGGAAGACTGACCTATGCAGCAGACAGACAGCTGTTTGCAGTGGTTACGGCAGACCCGGGGTGTGGGAAATCCACACTGATCCGGATGTTTGAAGGAAGGCTTCCAAAGGATAAGTACATGCTTTTGTATCTGTCAGATTCAAAGCTGACACCAAGATGGCTGTATGCAGGTCATCAGATGGGACTGGAATCGCATTTTTACAGAGGAGATTCCAAGAGGCAGCTTCAGAAGGAGATTGAGAATGTCAGAAGTGTGCAGAAAAAACGGGTAGTATGTGTGCTGGATGAGGCACATCTGCTTGGAAAAGAAACACTGGAGGAATTCCGGTTCCTGCTGAACTACCGGTTTGATTCTGCCAGCCCGATGAGCCTGATTTTGGTGGGACAGACGGAACTGTGGGATCAGAAGTTAAGATTGCAGAGCTACGCCGCAATCCGCCAGAGAATCGATATGAATATCGTGTTAAATCGTCTGGATAGGGCAGAAACAGGGAAATATATCGCAGTACATATG includes:
- a CDS encoding DDE-type integrase/transposase/recombinase, with translation MQSREVKKWQDEEALKRYQMIAPLLDEELDEAKKRQLREEIAEKYGISKRSLYRYEAKYREDAFTGLRPMNREKRRSQALPENYDEIVGEAIQLKREVPKRSVRQIIKILETEGYAAPGVIKASTLQRYLYNAGMGVKQMKRYAEKRETTSRRFCRPHRMELLQGDIKYGPDIRLRDGTLVKTYLSSLIDDHSRFIVQSEFYDNQRQEVVEDTFHKAILKYGKCDACYLDNGTQYTSNQLHTALARMGIRVLHAKPRACQSKGKVEKFHQKVDQFIAEIRIAQVHSLEELNQKWKYFLEQDYQKEAHDGIKEYYDSHGVKVPSEGISPLQEFTRDTRGLVFLDTTVVSEAFLHHESRKLDNAGCFSFGDIKYEASVALANAEVEIAYDPMNTETIKVLYRDMEPVMAHRVRIEAFCDRKLVLPVGMTDRVPETSRFLDALEKKYKEDHQLMANALSFGDYGKAGGQNV
- a CDS encoding ExeA family protein, producing the protein MERQAVRMYEAYFEMMNTPFSRDVPTDRLYVSPQIEDAIGRLTYAADRQLFAVVTADPGCGKSTLIRMFEGRLPKDKYMLLYLSDSKLTPRWLYAGHQMGLESHFYRGDSKRQLQKEIENVRSVQKKRVVCVLDEAHLLGKETLEEFRFLLNYRFDSASPMSLILVGQTELWDQKLRLQSYAAIRQRIDMNIVLNRLDRAETGKYIAVHMAYAGVKQDVFTSGAEDAIFKVSAGIPRMINRISEKTLMYAYQQQKRLIDEHMVRFVADHEMVGGIE
- a CDS encoding HNH endonuclease signature motif containing protein, which encodes MEKEQTTSIVRSIFSEMLFLKGKSTIRHASLYEKQNERHISLKLQIRFKERDWLMRRKNMSDFNVLKEYYIRYLKQVRGNSDSSVNHYIGALQTISKFLVERGKLVSTIYEIDNIGELEIIREYLYQQPDFVEKNERGRRMYSAGLNNYIRFAEGIEFEESGERVRILDFAVPVGENVNIQTTGWRRNGIIKKQAIEIAQYKCEVDSGHVTFIAAATMKPYMEGHHAVPMKAQGMFNVSLDVYANIVCLCPICHRLLHYGELSQKKEALEQIYIARDDRLQNSGIRLNKDQFLSIAE
- a CDS encoding DUF1998 domain-containing protein, translated to MPPRIKRQNVSDYIKKAGEIRRSQTVSTYGSGALVDFPRLSGIMAGIDYWKVTDGRLPDDAQFQERNLQKMLGKDFFVQVSTDEHAEKKFSIPVYRFPSYYYCPECHELDYYFKIRKPESNNTEYNKPLYCSKCKTSDGKPIALIPSRFVVACPNGHIDEFPYSWWVHRGTDKQCDGSQLFLEYKGNTGGLDSIVIRCKCGATKSMAGCMDKNALISYKCKGYMPWLGFNEEGKPWYREPQNCNATMRTMQRSANNVYYPVTQSALTIPPWSSKIQKTLQRYDDILLAIFELDDEGLIEKMLIKHYEQKKDVYRCGYEQFKKEALLKYRDKDTREITEEVLRLDEYAAFCDKDRNEENDFFRTKSSEVPEEIQEYIEAIKIVSRLREVKVLKGFRRIEPTHEPDPKIRAEKGIFDRDFTPISKQDYNWLPAIQMFGEGIFIQFKESAVEAWEKQYGERYKLLAARNQNSWIGNNMFDENRPRYILLHTIAHLLIRQFTAQCGYESASLREKIYSTFCDSDEKMCGILIYTSATDSDGSLGGLAREGEGYRLTNTIFSMLENATWCSNDPICVDSRGQGFKSLNFAACHACGLLPETSCESANCLLDRAAVVGTPENREMGFFSKLL
- a CDS encoding nuclease-related domain-containing DEAD/DEAH box helicase gives rise to the protein MAKMIPSFIERNDPRRTGEYMVYDWLSKEDIPGVVFYSHPQNNHEKKTMSEVDFLYICANGILCIEVKGGVIQKKETKWKSINKKGQEFDIQDPFWQSHGCMKAIASTLEGTYGKKSIESRFCVGCAVVFPECIAECEGDSVIKDVMFDGRNEVSLFGDFLLKSLRYWSDDLYKKQSKRTISMNAEQIEQIVTLFEADFCAVQSMKLQIDTSYNEMLRLTEEQYDVLSSIDDNARAFVYGAAGTGKSLLAVEKLKTTMCKNRQVAYICFNNNMASYVKENVKVVEGSYIGTYHALLGEYIANSHELELEELNEVFIEQKVVPKRIFDLIIVDEAQDILSESTMRCLDSFVKQGLNSGEWIFFADPNQDIFLKGNYFSDTVKAIKEKYNPCMLRLLKNCRNTAQIARRNSMLTSIPPSKYMQLTGPEVRAIEFDTKADFVEKLDKEIRSLMAGGTYIKDIIILSPKKFENSMLSETRTLADTELVEVRSFKGLKKTQLNYMTVQSFKGLERKIVFYVDIDGFESMNNRRINYVAMSRAQIMLYYFYPKSMKGEYESRILEGMEVLSQ
- a CDS encoding DUF6431 domain-containing protein, whose amino-acid sequence is MCPECGCPLCRRDRKLRVHKEAGGRKNWFAINRLKCTNEKCRRLHNELPDCMVPYKHYGSGIIEDVVDDVLGPDDPGTEDYPCEATMNHWKWWLSHNEANINGQMKSMLHHLLDLDIGFLKSRESLLKELRERISPGWLSVVTRFIYNSGGRIEPNPER